A genomic window from Cupriavidus metallidurans CH34 includes:
- a CDS encoding TetR/AcrR family transcriptional regulator translates to MPTPTKPTTRSATASRARSAKRGADEVVRPPLQSRSEKSLEKMVAACRALAEERGNLDDISLNETVARAGTSIGAFYGRFKDKEAFLGYVLEVALREAEDVMQRSIDEEPVWQTGPAQAIVERIIGSYVSQFRLNRGLFRGFLRHYSARDARDNPMRDANRRIYGLVVPSLAAQLGDRPKDTAEFEVRAALQFMVGTLANILLNDPGPLHLDDDALALHLDRMMVRYLGLPEAVAPVASATPRRSKR, encoded by the coding sequence ATGCCCACGCCTACCAAGCCCACGACCCGGTCCGCTACCGCATCCCGCGCCAGGTCGGCCAAGCGAGGCGCCGACGAGGTGGTACGTCCTCCGTTGCAGTCGCGTAGCGAAAAGAGCCTGGAGAAGATGGTGGCGGCCTGCCGCGCACTGGCCGAGGAGCGCGGCAATCTCGACGACATTTCGTTGAACGAGACCGTTGCCAGGGCGGGCACGTCGATTGGCGCGTTCTATGGGCGTTTCAAGGACAAGGAGGCCTTTCTCGGCTATGTGCTCGAAGTGGCGTTGCGCGAGGCGGAGGACGTCATGCAACGCTCGATCGACGAGGAGCCTGTCTGGCAGACGGGCCCCGCGCAGGCGATCGTCGAGCGCATCATCGGCAGCTACGTCAGCCAGTTTCGGCTGAATCGTGGTTTGTTCAGGGGATTCCTGCGGCACTACTCGGCGCGTGACGCGCGCGACAACCCGATGCGCGATGCCAACCGGCGGATCTACGGGCTGGTCGTGCCGTCGCTCGCGGCGCAGTTGGGCGATCGGCCCAAGGACACAGCGGAGTTCGAAGTCCGCGCCGCGCTGCAGTTCATGGTGGGCACGCTCGCCAACATCCTGCTCAACGATCCGGGGCCGCTGCATCTCGATGACGATGCTCTGGCGCTCCACCTGGATCGCATGATGGTCCGCTATCTCGGATTGCCTGAGGCAGTCGCGCCTGTCGCCTCCGCGACGCCTCGCCGCAGCAAGCGCTAG
- a CDS encoding MFS transporter, which yields MAEALTSSRGNVLPQEAEESGPSNVYQPRKAWTIAIWLTAFSAINFLDKVVLGMLAVPIMEDFHLTPTSFGVIAGSFFWLFSLSAVVVGFIGNRVASRWILLCMAFIWSVVQLPVAFATKSWVLLASRVALGAGEGPSFPVSAHALFKWFPHDKRNLPVTLINQGAVIGLLLAGLLVPYVSHNWGWRTNFIMLAIASAVWGLGWLCFGREGTLSSAAADDGAPRADTLPRRVPYRKLLTDPTILSACFVGFTAYWSLALVLTWIPSYLEQALGFDRISAGKVFALQVAAGIPISMTLSWLSQRMLQRGASTRVARVLFGAVCVGVGGLGLLVPAFVPMPTPYRLVLLTAAATLPNMVFSFGPAILAEITPDAQRSAIVALNVAISTCAGAIAPITMGWFVQAHPGDLAHGYELGFALGGAVMLTGFVMSWLGQHPERSLRRLQG from the coding sequence ATGGCAGAAGCGTTGACATCGTCACGAGGCAATGTGTTGCCGCAAGAGGCTGAGGAAAGCGGCCCGTCCAATGTCTACCAGCCACGCAAGGCATGGACCATCGCCATCTGGCTGACTGCCTTCTCCGCCATCAACTTCCTCGACAAGGTCGTGCTGGGCATGTTGGCCGTGCCGATCATGGAGGATTTTCATCTGACGCCCACGAGCTTCGGCGTGATCGCCGGCAGCTTCTTCTGGCTGTTCTCGCTGTCAGCGGTCGTGGTCGGCTTTATCGGCAACCGGGTGGCTTCGCGATGGATCCTGCTGTGCATGGCGTTCATCTGGTCGGTGGTCCAGCTTCCGGTCGCCTTCGCGACGAAGTCATGGGTGCTGCTGGCCTCGCGGGTGGCGCTGGGCGCTGGCGAGGGACCGAGCTTTCCGGTTTCGGCACATGCCTTGTTCAAGTGGTTCCCGCATGACAAGCGCAATCTGCCGGTGACGCTGATCAACCAGGGCGCGGTCATTGGGCTGCTGCTGGCGGGCCTGCTTGTGCCCTATGTTTCGCACAACTGGGGATGGCGCACCAACTTCATCATGCTGGCGATTGCGTCGGCGGTGTGGGGGCTGGGCTGGCTTTGTTTCGGCCGCGAGGGCACGCTGAGCTCGGCCGCCGCCGATGACGGGGCCCCGCGCGCTGATACCTTGCCGCGACGTGTGCCTTACCGCAAGCTGCTGACCGACCCCACGATCCTGTCTGCCTGTTTCGTCGGCTTCACAGCGTACTGGAGCCTTGCGCTGGTGCTGACCTGGATTCCTTCATATCTGGAGCAGGCGCTCGGCTTCGATCGCATCAGCGCGGGCAAAGTGTTCGCCCTGCAGGTTGCCGCGGGCATCCCCATCAGCATGACGCTGAGCTGGCTCTCGCAGCGCATGTTGCAGCGTGGCGCATCCACGCGTGTGGCCCGCGTGCTGTTCGGCGCCGTTTGCGTCGGCGTGGGCGGGCTGGGCCTGCTGGTGCCTGCGTTCGTGCCGATGCCGACGCCTTATCGGCTGGTATTGCTCACCGCTGCCGCCACGCTGCCGAACATGGTGTTCTCGTTCGGCCCGGCGATCCTGGCCGAGATTACGCCCGACGCGCAGCGCAGCGCCATCGTCGCGCTCAATGTCGCGATTTCCACCTGTGCGGGCGCCATCGCGCCGATCACGATGGGATGGTTCGTGCAGGCGCATCCGGGTGACCTTGCCCATGGATACGAACTTGGCTTTGCACTGGGCGGCGCGGTGATGCTGACGGGATTCGTGATGAGCTGGCTGGGTCAGCATCCCGAGCGCTCGCTGCGACGGCTGCAAGGCTAA
- a CDS encoding ferritin-like domain-containing protein, with amino-acid sequence MTSMHRYTLPVDQTGWSVGSQVATEFNWEYDNGSSKLLQLYETSKKQQWNASDRIDWSQELDPENPQELDDRMIPIYGTKLWDKLGHNDRIEVRRHQQAHSLSQFLHGEQGALMVSARIVQMVPGMDAKFYAATQTMDEARHVEAYSRLLHEKVGLLYPITPGLKSLLETTLTDSRWDFCYLGMQVLVEGLALAAFQRIRDFAKNPLAASINAYVMQDESRHVAFGRTALRGYYPQLTEAEQREREDFVIEACQLMRERFDQKEVWGRLGLPEDECAQAVRDSETMRLFRQRLFSRIVPTVKDIGLWSQRVQDAFAAMGAIEFANVDVEAQFANDHKVAEEFDARRHVMDTIKQASDSAH; translated from the coding sequence ATGACATCGATGCACCGTTACACCCTGCCTGTGGACCAGACCGGCTGGTCCGTCGGCAGCCAGGTAGCGACAGAGTTCAACTGGGAATACGACAATGGGTCGTCCAAGCTGCTGCAGCTCTACGAGACGAGCAAGAAACAGCAGTGGAACGCGAGCGACCGGATCGACTGGTCCCAGGAACTGGACCCGGAGAACCCGCAGGAACTCGATGACCGCATGATCCCGATCTACGGCACCAAGCTGTGGGACAAACTGGGCCATAACGACCGCATCGAGGTACGCCGCCACCAGCAGGCACATTCGCTGTCGCAGTTCCTGCATGGCGAACAGGGCGCATTGATGGTCTCCGCGCGCATCGTGCAGATGGTGCCTGGCATGGATGCCAAGTTCTACGCAGCCACGCAGACGATGGACGAAGCCCGCCACGTCGAGGCCTATTCGCGTCTGCTGCACGAGAAGGTCGGCCTGCTCTACCCCATCACGCCCGGCCTGAAGTCGCTGCTGGAAACCACGCTGACCGATTCGCGCTGGGACTTCTGCTACCTCGGGATGCAGGTGCTGGTGGAAGGGCTGGCGCTCGCCGCCTTCCAGCGCATTCGCGACTTCGCGAAGAACCCGCTGGCCGCTTCGATCAATGCCTACGTGATGCAGGACGAGTCGCGCCACGTCGCCTTCGGCCGCACCGCGCTGCGCGGCTACTATCCACAACTGACGGAGGCCGAACAACGCGAACGCGAGGACTTCGTGATCGAAGCCTGCCAGTTGATGCGCGAGCGCTTCGACCAGAAAGAAGTCTGGGGCCGGCTGGGCCTGCCCGAGGACGAATGCGCGCAGGCGGTACGCGATTCGGAAACCATGCGGCTGTTCCGCCAGCGCCTGTTCAGCCGGATCGTGCCGACGGTCAAGGACATCGGCCTGTGGAGCCAGCGCGTGCAGGACGCGTTTGCCGCCATGGGAGCGATCGAGTTCGCCAACGTCGACGTCGAGGCCCAGTTCGCCAACGATCACAAGGTGGCCGAGGAATTCGACGCGCGCCGCCATGTGATGGACACCATCAAGCAGGCCAGCGACAGCGCGCACTGA
- a CDS encoding ferredoxin--NADP reductase, whose product MQFHRLTVADVVAETEDARSFALAIPEPLRGAFRYRAGQHLTFRVDVGGETLMRSYSLSSAPESLGLPVVTVKRVAQGRVSNWFHANVGPGSVLDVSEPTGRFVCDDGAAPLVFCAAGSGITPVLSMIRSALATTARHITLFYANRDAASVIFGQAIARLVADHPERLTVRWHYDDEHGIPDAQTLGQMLRRNADFHLYLCGPAPFMAMIQQAAGEAGVAGGRVHLERFDAAPVVASAAVTATAAMTSCDARVTMKGEQHTVRVEGGQSLLQAMLEAGLDVPYACEEGYCGSCAAKCLDGEVAHAHNDVFSPDELAAGWILACQARPRHDRPLIITYDV is encoded by the coding sequence ATGCAGTTCCATCGCCTGACCGTTGCCGATGTGGTTGCGGAGACCGAAGACGCACGTTCGTTCGCGCTTGCGATACCCGAGCCGCTGCGCGGCGCGTTTCGATATCGTGCGGGGCAGCATTTGACCTTCCGGGTGGACGTCGGCGGGGAAACCCTGATGCGCAGCTACTCGCTGTCCAGTGCGCCGGAGTCCCTTGGGCTACCGGTGGTGACGGTAAAGCGGGTCGCGCAAGGCAGGGTGTCCAACTGGTTCCACGCGAACGTGGGCCCCGGCAGCGTGCTGGACGTGAGCGAGCCCACCGGGCGCTTCGTGTGTGACGATGGCGCGGCGCCGCTGGTGTTCTGCGCGGCGGGTAGTGGCATCACGCCAGTCCTGTCGATGATTCGCTCCGCACTAGCCACCACCGCGCGCCACATCACGCTCTTCTATGCGAATCGTGATGCCGCGAGCGTCATCTTTGGGCAGGCCATCGCCAGGCTGGTGGCGGATCATCCGGAACGGCTCACTGTCCGGTGGCACTACGATGACGAGCACGGCATCCCCGACGCGCAGACCCTCGGACAAATGCTGCGGCGCAATGCGGACTTCCACCTTTATCTTTGCGGTCCCGCGCCGTTCATGGCCATGATTCAGCAGGCCGCGGGCGAAGCCGGCGTGGCGGGTGGGCGTGTGCACCTGGAGCGTTTCGACGCCGCGCCCGTGGTCGCCAGCGCCGCGGTTACCGCCACGGCAGCGATGACCTCATGCGATGCGCGCGTGACGATGAAGGGCGAACAGCATACGGTGCGGGTGGAGGGCGGCCAGTCGCTGCTGCAGGCCATGCTGGAGGCCGGGCTCGATGTGCCATACGCGTGCGAGGAAGGCTACTGCGGATCGTGCGCCGCAAAATGCCTCGATGGCGAAGTCGCCCATGCGCACAACGACGTGTTCAGCCCTGACGAACTCGCCGCTGGTTGGATACTGGCGTGCCAGGCTCGTCCGCGTCACGATCGTCCATTGATCATCACCTACGACGTATGA
- a CDS encoding TetR/AcrR family transcriptional regulator translates to MNPTIPMQTVEGLRAPRQERSEASLRAMLAAGRGLINASGSLTGFSLAELTQAASTSVGAFYTRFRDKETFCALVLEDMLTELRAGLDAQMAQDPVWHDGPADAICARIIAFYVATFRSYAGVFAAYLRHAASGGPLWGPIRDANQRILDVMVPCLSGHLSAEGRDWAEDEIRMAIRLVVSTLTSIALEVPHGIGMEDAALEPRLAAMLQRYLAGPPHVPAP, encoded by the coding sequence ATGAATCCGACCATTCCGATGCAGACCGTGGAAGGTTTGCGCGCGCCGCGCCAGGAGCGCAGCGAGGCCTCCCTGCGAGCCATGCTTGCGGCGGGGCGAGGGTTGATCAACGCATCCGGCAGCCTGACCGGCTTCTCGCTGGCCGAACTGACCCAGGCGGCCTCCACGTCGGTGGGCGCGTTCTACACGCGCTTTCGCGACAAGGAGACCTTTTGTGCGCTGGTGCTCGAGGATATGCTGACAGAACTCCGGGCCGGGCTCGATGCGCAAATGGCGCAAGATCCGGTCTGGCATGACGGACCGGCTGATGCCATCTGCGCACGCATCATCGCGTTCTACGTTGCCACCTTTCGCTCATATGCCGGTGTGTTCGCAGCCTACCTGCGACATGCCGCCAGTGGTGGACCGTTATGGGGGCCTATTCGCGATGCCAACCAGCGCATTCTCGATGTCATGGTGCCCTGCCTGTCCGGCCATCTGAGCGCGGAAGGGCGCGACTGGGCCGAGGATGAGATCCGGATGGCGATCCGGTTGGTGGTCAGTACCCTTACGAGCATCGCGCTGGAAGTGCCGCATGGCATCGGCATGGAGGACGCGGCGCTCGAGCCTCGCCTTGCCGCGATGCTGCAACGCTATCTGGCCGGGCCGCCGCACGTCCCGGCTCCGTGA
- a CDS encoding Zn-dependent alcohol dehydrogenase, whose amino-acid sequence MKAAVMEKAGAPLVIHDVAIAEPGPREVRVRTAAVGLCHSDLHMMQGTYPLPLPAVLGHEVSGVVEAVGTQVSGLKAGDHVVGCLSVYCGHCSVCASGHQVLCQNPEVKLPPGKANRLRLAGNPLSQVFNLSGFAEEILVHENALVKIRDDMPLDRAALLGCAVITGTGAVFHSAKVPPGSTVVVVGCGGVGLSVINGAVIAGASRVIAVDMLPAKLELARKFGATDVVNAGDGDPVAQVMQLTGGGAEFAFECIGLKQTAEQCYAMLAPGGTATVIGLFRPDARIELPALDFLKEKRIQGSFMGSNRLSLDIPRLVELYMQGKLLLDDLISQRISLEDINEGFIAMQSGSVARSVITFPGVGGL is encoded by the coding sequence ATGAAAGCCGCAGTGATGGAAAAAGCAGGCGCGCCGCTCGTGATCCATGACGTTGCCATTGCCGAACCGGGTCCGCGCGAGGTGCGGGTGCGAACGGCGGCCGTGGGGTTGTGCCATAGTGATCTTCACATGATGCAGGGCACCTATCCGCTACCACTGCCCGCCGTGCTTGGGCACGAGGTGTCGGGCGTGGTGGAGGCCGTTGGCACGCAGGTATCCGGACTGAAGGCGGGCGATCATGTGGTGGGCTGCCTGTCGGTCTATTGCGGCCACTGCTCGGTATGCGCGTCGGGCCATCAGGTGCTGTGCCAGAACCCGGAGGTGAAGCTTCCGCCCGGCAAGGCCAACCGTCTGCGCCTGGCGGGGAATCCGCTCAGCCAGGTGTTCAATCTCTCCGGTTTCGCCGAAGAGATCCTCGTGCACGAGAACGCGCTGGTGAAGATTCGCGACGATATGCCGCTCGATCGCGCGGCGCTGCTCGGCTGCGCGGTCATCACCGGCACTGGCGCGGTCTTCCATAGCGCGAAGGTGCCGCCGGGCAGCACCGTGGTGGTGGTCGGCTGCGGCGGTGTCGGGCTGTCCGTGATCAACGGCGCGGTGATTGCCGGCGCGTCGCGTGTGATCGCCGTGGACATGCTGCCTGCCAAGCTGGAACTGGCTCGCAAGTTCGGGGCGACCGACGTTGTCAATGCGGGCGATGGGGATCCGGTCGCGCAGGTGATGCAACTGACCGGCGGCGGTGCCGAATTCGCTTTCGAATGCATCGGCTTGAAGCAGACCGCCGAGCAGTGCTACGCGATGCTGGCCCCCGGTGGCACGGCGACGGTGATCGGCCTGTTCCGTCCGGATGCGAGGATCGAACTGCCCGCACTCGACTTCCTGAAAGAGAAGCGCATCCAGGGCTCGTTCATGGGTTCGAACCGCCTGAGTCTGGATATCCCTCGACTGGTCGAGTTGTACATGCAGGGCAAGCTGCTGCTCGACGATCTGATTTCGCAGCGGATCTCGCTGGAGGATATCAATGAGGGGTTCATCGCCATGCAGTCGGGAAGCGTGGCGCGAAGCGTGATCACATTCCCTGGGGTAGGCGGGTTGTAA
- a CDS encoding 3-hydroxybutyrate dehydrogenase — MVNLQGKTALVTGSTSGIGLGIAEALGRAGANIVLNGFGDVDAALATIAATGAQSAHHPADMRKPDEIEAMIAMARERFGTVDVLVNNAGIQHVAQVEDFPAQKWDDILAINLTSSFHTTRHVIPAMRARNWGRIVNIASVHGLVGSAGKSAYVAAKHGLVGLTKVTALETAGTGITCNAICPGFVLTPLVAAQIDAIAKRDGISMEAARARLLSDKQPSGQFVTPEQLGNLVLMLCSPFGDQVRGAAWAMDGGWTAQ, encoded by the coding sequence ATGGTCAATCTGCAAGGCAAGACCGCGCTGGTCACCGGCTCCACCAGCGGCATCGGACTGGGTATCGCCGAAGCGTTGGGCCGCGCTGGCGCGAACATCGTGCTGAACGGCTTCGGCGATGTCGACGCGGCGCTCGCCACAATCGCGGCAACTGGCGCGCAATCGGCCCATCACCCGGCGGACATGCGCAAGCCCGATGAGATCGAAGCGATGATCGCCATGGCACGGGAACGCTTTGGCACCGTGGACGTGCTGGTCAACAACGCTGGTATCCAGCATGTGGCGCAGGTGGAGGACTTTCCCGCGCAGAAGTGGGACGACATCCTGGCCATCAACCTGACGTCGAGCTTCCACACGACGCGGCACGTGATTCCCGCGATGCGGGCCCGTAACTGGGGTCGTATCGTCAATATCGCGTCGGTGCACGGGCTTGTCGGCTCGGCCGGCAAGTCCGCCTACGTGGCAGCCAAGCATGGTCTCGTCGGGCTGACCAAGGTCACCGCGCTGGAAACGGCCGGTACCGGCATCACCTGCAACGCGATCTGTCCCGGCTTCGTGCTGACGCCGCTGGTAGCGGCGCAAATCGATGCGATCGCGAAGCGAGACGGTATTTCGATGGAAGCGGCCCGGGCACGGCTGCTGTCGGACAAGCAGCCCTCGGGGCAGTTCGTCACGCCGGAGCAGTTGGGCAATCTGGTGCTGATGCTCTGTTCGCCGTTCGGCGATCAGGTGCGCGGCGCGGCCTGGGCCATGGACGGCGGCTGGACCGCGCAATAG
- a CDS encoding GntP family permease yields MSFVIVLAALAFLMFAAYRGYSVILFAPIAALGAVLLTDPSAVAPVFTGIFMEKMVGFVKLYFPVFMLGAVFGKVIELSGFSESIVAAAIRYIGRSRANAVIVAVCALLTYGGVSLFVVVFAVYPFAAELYRQSNIPKRLMPGAIALGAFSFTMDSLPGTPQIQNIIPTTFFKTTSWAAPVLGVAGSLFIIIVGLSYLEWRRRVAAANGEGYGTNLLNEPQRVEGGKLPPPLLAILPLIVVGVSNFWLTRMIPLWYGEANSVSLPGLAKPVETKIASVTAIWAVEAALLLGIVVVLVTAFGAVRSRFAEGTKSAVSGALLASMNTASEYGFGGVIAALPGFLVVSDALRSIPNPLVNAAVSVSTLAGITGSASGGMSIALAAMSDVFIQGAHAAQIPLEVLHRVVSMASGGMDTLPHNGAVITLLAVTGLTHRQSYRDIFAITMIKTMAVFFVIFVFYATGLV; encoded by the coding sequence ATGTCTTTCGTCATCGTGCTCGCCGCCCTGGCGTTCCTGATGTTCGCCGCCTATCGCGGCTACAGCGTCATCCTGTTCGCACCGATCGCCGCGCTAGGCGCAGTGCTGCTGACCGACCCGTCAGCCGTCGCTCCCGTATTTACCGGCATCTTCATGGAGAAGATGGTCGGCTTCGTGAAGCTCTACTTCCCGGTGTTCATGCTGGGCGCCGTGTTCGGCAAGGTCATCGAGCTTTCTGGCTTCTCCGAGTCGATCGTCGCCGCGGCGATCCGCTATATCGGCCGCTCGCGCGCCAATGCCGTGATCGTGGCGGTCTGCGCGCTGCTGACCTACGGCGGCGTGTCGCTGTTCGTGGTGGTGTTCGCGGTCTACCCGTTCGCCGCCGAACTCTATCGCCAGAGCAATATCCCGAAGCGCCTGATGCCGGGCGCCATCGCACTGGGCGCGTTCTCGTTCACGATGGATTCGCTGCCGGGCACGCCGCAGATCCAGAACATCATCCCGACCACGTTCTTCAAGACCACGTCGTGGGCCGCACCCGTGCTGGGCGTGGCGGGCTCGCTGTTCATCATCATCGTTGGCCTGTCGTACCTTGAGTGGCGCCGTCGCGTGGCCGCCGCCAATGGCGAGGGCTACGGCACCAACCTGCTGAACGAACCGCAACGTGTGGAAGGCGGCAAGCTGCCGCCGCCGCTGCTGGCCATCCTGCCGCTGATCGTGGTGGGTGTGTCCAACTTCTGGCTCACGCGCATGATTCCGCTCTGGTATGGCGAGGCCAACAGCGTGTCGCTGCCCGGCCTGGCCAAGCCGGTGGAAACCAAGATCGCCAGCGTGACCGCAATCTGGGCCGTGGAAGCCGCGCTGCTGCTCGGCATCGTAGTGGTGCTCGTGACGGCATTCGGCGCGGTGCGTTCGCGCTTTGCCGAAGGTACCAAGAGCGCCGTGTCGGGCGCGCTGCTGGCCTCGATGAACACCGCATCGGAATACGGCTTCGGCGGCGTGATCGCCGCGCTGCCTGGCTTCCTGGTGGTGAGCGATGCGCTGCGCAGCATTCCCAATCCGCTGGTCAATGCGGCGGTGTCGGTCAGCACGCTGGCGGGTATCACGGGGTCGGCGTCGGGCGGCATGAGCATCGCGCTGGCCGCCATGTCGGACGTCTTCATCCAGGGCGCGCACGCCGCCCAGATTCCGCTGGAAGTCCTGCACCGCGTGGTGTCGATGGCCAGCGGCGGCATGGACACGCTGCCGCATAACGGCGCGGTGATCACACTGCTGGCGGTCACCGGCCTGACGCATCGCCAGTCGTATCGCGACATCTTCGCGATCACGATGATCAAGACGATGGCGGTGTTCTTCGTCATCTTCGTGTTCTACGCCACCGGTCTGGTCTAA
- a CDS encoding sigma-54 interaction domain-containing protein: MHKIAEPGGALLLDYDDVARRAMESLFRTFENFSEGTFVVDDQARVVWINKRYAARFGFSNPQDAIGLDCEQVIPHSLMREVVTTGKPILLDILETGREPMIVTRLPIKDDEGRTIGGVGFALFDELKALTPIYAHYARVQAELAAARRSLDQARRAKYTFASFVGTSRAAQEVKRQARRAAQVESPVLLLGETGTGKELLAHGIHAGSARAEKPLVTVNVSAIPDTLLEVEFFGAAPGAYTGVDRKGRVGKFELADGGTLFLDEIGDMPLALQSKLLRALQDREFEPLGSNRIVRSDVRIIAATSADLPGLVAAGRFRPDLYYRLNVLTIELPPLRERLGDLVPMAYAMIEELCIKAARQPMGLGADALKLLGEYGWPGNVRELRNVLERVVMLCDEDAIDAATLAPLLGLGRVPSAIHAGPQSAPESAPHPTTVIPETPVPPEVAADVAIAHVPGVQTAVPAQSYADAMAQFEAAFLHQALDACGGRVAEAAARIGLSRAAFYKKLAAGKAR, encoded by the coding sequence ATGCACAAGATCGCCGAACCGGGCGGCGCGCTGCTGCTCGACTACGACGATGTCGCACGGCGGGCCATGGAGTCGCTTTTCCGCACCTTCGAGAATTTTAGCGAGGGGACTTTCGTCGTGGACGACCAGGCGCGCGTGGTGTGGATCAACAAGCGCTACGCGGCGCGTTTTGGCTTCAGCAATCCGCAGGATGCGATCGGGCTCGATTGCGAGCAGGTGATTCCGCACAGCCTGATGCGCGAGGTCGTAACAACCGGCAAGCCGATCCTGTTGGACATCCTGGAGACAGGGCGCGAGCCGATGATCGTCACGCGCCTGCCGATCAAGGACGACGAGGGTCGGACCATCGGCGGTGTGGGCTTCGCATTGTTCGACGAGCTCAAGGCTCTCACGCCGATCTATGCCCACTACGCGCGGGTGCAGGCCGAACTGGCTGCCGCGCGGCGATCGCTGGATCAGGCGCGCCGCGCCAAGTACACGTTCGCGAGCTTCGTTGGCACCAGCCGGGCGGCGCAGGAGGTCAAGCGTCAGGCGCGCCGGGCGGCCCAGGTGGAATCGCCGGTGCTGCTGCTCGGCGAGACCGGCACCGGCAAGGAACTGCTGGCGCACGGCATTCACGCTGGCTCGGCGCGTGCCGAAAAGCCGCTCGTGACCGTCAATGTCTCGGCGATTCCCGACACGTTGCTCGAAGTGGAGTTCTTTGGCGCCGCGCCGGGCGCCTATACCGGTGTCGACCGCAAGGGCCGCGTTGGCAAGTTCGAGCTGGCCGATGGCGGCACGCTGTTTCTCGATGAAATCGGCGACATGCCGCTCGCGCTGCAGAGCAAGTTGCTGCGCGCGCTCCAGGATCGCGAATTCGAACCGCTTGGCTCCAACCGGATCGTGCGATCCGATGTGCGCATCATTGCCGCCACGTCCGCCGACCTGCCGGGGCTGGTGGCGGCAGGCAGGTTCCGCCCGGACCTCTACTACCGGCTCAACGTGCTGACCATCGAACTGCCGCCGCTGCGGGAGCGACTGGGCGATCTGGTGCCGATGGCCTACGCAATGATCGAGGAACTCTGCATCAAGGCTGCCCGGCAGCCGATGGGGCTGGGCGCGGACGCATTGAAGCTCCTCGGCGAGTACGGCTGGCCGGGCAACGTACGCGAACTGCGCAATGTGCTGGAGCGTGTGGTGATGCTGTGCGACGAGGATGCGATCGACGCCGCGACACTGGCGCCGCTGCTTGGGCTGGGGCGCGTGCCGTCCGCCATCCATGCGGGCCCTCAATCGGCACCAGAATCCGCACCCCATCCGACGACAGTGATTCCGGAGACACCCGTGCCGCCGGAGGTGGCAGCAGACGTGGCCATCGCCCACGTCCCCGGCGTTCAGACCGCGGTGCCCGCGCAATCCTATGCCGACGCCATGGCGCAGTTCGAAGCGGCCTTCCTGCATCAGGCGCTGGACGCCTGCGGAGGCCGTGTAGCCGAGGCCGCCGCCCGCATCGGGCTCAGCCGCGCGGCGTTCTACAAGAAGCTGGCGGCCGGAAAGGCCAGGTAG
- a CDS encoding transporter encodes MQSGIVESGYGSDPVGLVSGFLFEPGQPLREIDSTGAAAWLHQHGNAAPTTARHDQPFLWLHFNLSHSACERWMKGQLGLPEDFFEALRQGSHSTRIERQDDALLAVVNDVIYNFGVVSTDISTLWAHADHRLLVTARARPLRSVDRLRAAVRRGEPFRSPLDLVVHLLRDQADVLVQIVRETGINVDQIEDQLLSQRLHSNRADLGAMRRGLVRLQRLLAPEPGALFRLLNRPPAWLLEGDLRELRESTEEFSLVLNDLAALVERIKLLQEEIAAKLNEQTNRTLFTLTLVTVLALPINIVAGFFGMNVGGIPLADHPHGFWVLVVLVASFTVLAGRWAFRKQAE; translated from the coding sequence ATGCAATCGGGCATTGTCGAGTCGGGCTACGGGTCAGATCCGGTCGGTCTGGTCAGCGGTTTCTTGTTCGAGCCGGGGCAGCCCTTGCGGGAGATCGACTCGACAGGCGCGGCGGCCTGGCTGCATCAGCACGGCAATGCCGCGCCGACCACGGCACGCCACGACCAGCCGTTTCTCTGGCTTCACTTCAACCTGTCCCACAGCGCCTGCGAGCGCTGGATGAAAGGCCAGCTCGGCCTGCCAGAAGACTTCTTCGAAGCGCTGCGGCAGGGCTCGCATTCGACACGTATCGAGCGTCAGGACGATGCGTTGCTGGCCGTGGTCAACGATGTGATCTACAACTTCGGCGTCGTCTCCACCGACATTTCCACGCTGTGGGCCCATGCCGATCACCGGCTGCTGGTGACGGCCCGCGCACGGCCGCTGCGTTCGGTGGACCGCCTGCGCGCCGCGGTGCGCAGGGGCGAGCCATTCCGCTCGCCGCTGGATCTGGTGGTGCACCTGCTGCGCGATCAGGCCGACGTGCTCGTGCAGATCGTGCGCGAGACCGGTATCAATGTCGACCAGATCGAGGACCAGTTGCTGTCCCAGCGGCTGCACTCGAACCGCGCGGACCTGGGCGCGATGCGTCGTGGTCTGGTGCGACTGCAGCGCCTGCTGGCGCCGGAGCCCGGCGCGTTGTTCCGTCTGCTGAACCGTCCGCCGGCGTGGCTGCTCGAAGGGGATTTACGCGAGTTGCGCGAGTCGACCGAAGAGTTCTCGCTGGTGCTGAACGACCTTGCCGCGCTGGTGGAGCGGATCAAGCTGCTGCAGGAAGAGATCGCCGCCAAGCTCAACGAACAGACCAACCGCACGCTGTTCACGCTGACGCTGGTTACCGTGCTGGCGCTGCCGATCAACATCGTGGCCGGCTTCTTCGGCATGAACGTGGGCGGGATTCCTCTGGCGGATCATCCGCACGGCTTCTGGGTGCTTGTGGTGCTGGTGGCCAGCTTCACGGTGCTGGCCGGGCGCTGGGCATTCCGCAAGCAGGCCGAGTAG